The genomic region AGCTTCAAGAAGGTCGGATTTGGGTTTATGTCGGCGGCGATGGTCCAGACCCTCCTCTCGTTTGGTTCGAATTCACCAAAGACCGTTCACACTCCCATACATTAGATCGAATGAAAGACTTTCAAGGAGTTTTTCATGCCGATGCTTTTGCTGCGTATGAAAAAATGGATAAGCTTGATGGTATCGATTGGCAGGCTTGCTGGGCTCATGCCAGGCGTAAGTTTTTTGACACACCCAATCCAAACGAATTCTGTAAACAAGTGCTTATTTTGATGGATAAGCTCTTTGAACTCGAACAGGATGCTTGGGCGCTTGGTACTTCGGCAAAGCGACAGAGCTTTCGCAATAGGAAAACAAAGCCTTTTGTTGAAGCTCTATTAAAGACGATTCAAGATCATTACTACAAAGCATGTGAGCCCAAAGGCAAACTCAAAACGGCAATGGAGTACCTACTTAAACGGCAAGAAGCATTTAAAGCTTTTCTTGCTTATCCGGATGCTCGCATAGATAACAATGTGAGTGAACGCGCTATTCGTCCGCTTACTATTGGTAGAAAAAACTGGCTTTTCTTCGGCAGTGAAAAAGGCGGCCAAGCGGCTGCCAATATCATCTCCTTAATCCAGACTTGTCGTAAGCTGGGTATCAATCCAAAAGAATACTTAGAGGATGTGCTCAGGAGAATCATTGATCACCCAAAAGAAAATTTAATGGAACTCCTACCACAAAACTGGAAGAAATAGACTTTTTTTCGAAATAGGCATTCAAATATTCAGCTCAATTGACGCTTACTTTTGCGATAGCTTCCTGCAAGAGGTAAGTTCTTAAAATATACTTAGGGGTAATTC from Lentisphaera profundi harbors:
- the tnpC gene encoding IS66 family transposase, which encodes MTKTISDLTKKVVFLEEENTYLKAQLYGRKKETVVFDNSDTFPEWTEYLKDLGDSNSPERDEEPKVNTLKKKKKRKPFTHFNFPENAEREIKIIDLPEDEKVDPITGVELKLMGFDTSEKLVYVHGRYKVIETRVRKYNIPNKPKAGVISALVPSHPITGCRADVSLLSHILISKYADHLPLYRIEEQFKRDGLTIARQTLSNWVLQLGKTLQPLGDLLRDQILNSSRVFTDDSPVKLQTKGKGKLQEGRIWVYVGGDGPDPPLVWFEFTKDRSHSHTLDRMKDFQGVFHADAFAAYEKMDKLDGIDWQACWAHARRKFFDTPNPNEFCKQVLILMDKLFELEQDAWALGTSAKRQSFRNRKTKPFVEALLKTIQDHYYKACEPKGKLKTAMEYLLKRQEAFKAFLAYPDARIDNNVSERAIRPLTIGRKNWLFFGSEKGGQAAANIISLIQTCRKLGINPKEYLEDVLRRIIDHPKENLMELLPQNWKK